The genomic region CGGGCCCGGTGCAGCACCTCGCCCCGCGGACCGGCCAGAGCGGCCTTCATCCCGGTGCCGCCCACGTCGAGGGCGATGACATGTCTCACGGAGAACAGTGTGTCCCGGGGACCCGCAAGAGGTCTAGTCCACTCACGTGGTGTAGACCTTGTTCCGAATATCGAAAACTTTCGTTGGCGGCGACGCCAGGGTTGGGGAAGAACAGCGGTGCAGCGGCGGCGGATGGCAGGAACGATCGCGGTGGTGTCCGCACTGGGCATGACGGCGGTCCTCGGCGGCTGCGGCGTCACGGGCGGCTCCGCCGACGTGACCCTGAAGCTGGTCGCCGCCGACTACGGCGACAGTGCGGCCAACAGCTCCCGGAAGTACTGGGACAAGCTGGTCGAGGAGTACGAGGCCGACCACCCCGGCGTGAAGATCGACGTCAGCGTCTACTCCTGGAACGACGTCGACCGCAAGGTCAGGGAGATGGTCGCCGCCGGTGACCCGCCGGACATGGCGCAGATCGGCGCGTACGCCGACTACGCGGCGCAGAACCAGCTCTACAAGGCGGACGACCTGCTCTCCATACCCGTGCAGGCCGACTTCGTCGGGCAGCTGGCCTCCGCGGGACAGGTCAAGGGCGTGCAGTACGGCATGCCGTTCGCCTCCTCCACGCGCGTGCTCTTCTACAACAAGAGCCTCTTCGCCAAGGCCGGCATCACCCCGCCCAAGTCCTGGGACGACCTGGCCGACGACGCCGCGGCACTCAAGGACGAGGGCGTGAAGTACCCCTACGCGCTGCCCCTCGGCCCGGAGGAGGCCCAGGCCGAGACCATGCAGTGGATGCTCAGCGGCGGGGGCGGCTACACCGACACCGTCGGCAGCTACGGCATCGACTCCCCGGAGAACATCGACACCTTCTCCTGGCTGAAAAACGAACTGGTCGGCAAGGACCTGACCGGGCCGGTCGCGCCCGGCGAGCTCAATCGGGCCGCCGCGTTCGCCGCGTTCGCCAAGGGCGAGGTCGGCATGCTCAACGGCCACCCCTCCCTGATGAAGATGGCCGCCAAGCAGGGCGTCGAGTACGGCATGGTGCCGACGCCCGGCAAGGAGGGGGCGAGCAAGTCCACGCTCGGCGTCGCCGACTGGATGACGGCCTTCCGGAAGAACGGCCACCGCGACGAGGTCGGCGACTTCCTCGACTTCGTCTACAGCGAGAAGAACGTGCTGGCCTTCTCCCGCGAGTACGACCTGCTGCCGGTCACCAGCTCCGCGTCCGGGACCATGGCCGCCTCCCGCCGGGACCGGCACCTCAAGCCGTTCCTGGAGGAACTGCTGACCTCCGAGCTCTACCCGGTCGGCAAGACCTCCTGGGCCGACGTCAGCTCCCAGGTCAAGAAGCAGATCGGCAAGGCCGTCGCCCCCACCGGCAGCCCCTCGGGCGTCCTGGGCCACCTCCAGGCGGTGGCGACCCGGGCGGAGAGCGCGGAGTAGTCCCGCTGTCGGTGGCGGGCGTTACGGTGCCTGGCATGGACGAGGACACGGGTGACGAGCGGCTCGGGCGCAGGGAGCGGGACATCCTCGCGCTCGAACGCCGAGGCTTCTCCGGGCCCGGTGCGAAGGAGCGGGCCGTACGGGAGGAGCTGGGCCTCGCCCCCGTGCGCTACTACCAGCTCCTCAACGCCCTGCTGGACGACCCCCGCGCCCTGGCCCACGACCCGGTGACGGTGAACCGGCTGCGGCGGATACGGGAGACGCGCCGGGCGGAGCGTCAGGACTGAGTCAGGACCGCGTCAGGCCTCAGCCGATCCGGTCCGCCAGGTCGCGCAGCAGGCGTACGACGCCCTCCGGGCCGTCCACCACCACGTCCGCCCGCTCCCTCAGCTCGGTCACCTCGTCGCTGCCGCTGCACACCAGCAGGCCCGGGGTGCCGTCCGAGCGGAGCTTGTCGACGGCCGAGTAGGCGGGCAGGTCGCCCAGGTCGTCACCGGCGAAGAGGACCGACCCGGCGCCGATCTCCCGGGCGAACCCGGCCAGGGCGGCGCCCTTGTCCATGCCGGGCGGGCGGAGTTCGAGGACCATGCGGCCGGGCTCGACGATCAGGCCGTGGCGGCCGGCCAGGCCCGCGAGCGGTTCGCGCAGGGAGTCCAGCGTGGCCTGCGGGTCGGCGGCCCGGCGGGTGTGCACGGCCACGGACCGGCCCTTCTCCTCGATCCAGGTCCCCTGCGACGCGCCGAGCCGTTCGAGCAGCTCGGGCAGCTCGGCGCGGACCGCGGCGACGCCGGGATGCGGCTCGGGGGCGCTGACCTCACCGGTCCGGGCGTCCCAGCGCTCGGCGCCGTAGTGGCCGAGGACCACGAGGTGCTCCAGGCCCGGGACGTCCGCGAAGCCGCCGTTGCGCACGGCGACCTCGGCCGGCCGCCCGGTGATCACCGCCACGGCGGCCACCTTCGGCGCGAGCGCGGCCAGCGCGGGTACGGCCCCCGGATGGGCCCGGGCCTTCTCGGGGTCGGCCACGATCGGCGCGAGCGTCCCGTCGAAGTCGAGGCCGATCAACGCCGTACCCGGGCGGGTGAGGAGAGCGTCCAGACCCTCCTGCCCGGCTTTCGTGGCGGGTGCCGGCGTCGGGGAGTCCTGGGAACCGGTCATCGGTGATCAGCCCTTCAACGCGTCGAGCTGGTCCAGGAACCACTGCCCCGGCGGCAGCGCGGTCGCCGCCGCCGCCAGCCGCTTGCTGCGCTCGGCCCGCTCCTCCGGGCGCATCGACAGCGCCTCGTGCAGGGCCACCGCGGTGCCCGTGATGTCGTAGGGGTTCACCGTGATCGCGTCCTCGCCCAGCTCCTCGAACGCCCCGGCCTCCCGGGACAGCACCAGCGCGCAGCCCGCGTCGGAGACGACCGGGACCTCCTTGGCGACGAGGTTCATGCCGTCCCGGATGGGATTGACGAGCGCCACGTCGGCCAGCCGGTACGCGGCCAGGGAGCGGGCGAAGTCGTCCTTGAGGTGCAGGACGACCGGGGTCCAGCCCGGTGTGCCGTACTGCTCGTTGATCTCGTCCGCGAGCCGCCGCACCTCTGCCATGTACTCCCGGTACACCGCGAGGTCCTGCCGCGAC from Streptomyces chartreusis NRRL 3882 harbors:
- a CDS encoding ABC transporter substrate-binding protein, translated to MAGTIAVVSALGMTAVLGGCGVTGGSADVTLKLVAADYGDSAANSSRKYWDKLVEEYEADHPGVKIDVSVYSWNDVDRKVREMVAAGDPPDMAQIGAYADYAAQNQLYKADDLLSIPVQADFVGQLASAGQVKGVQYGMPFASSTRVLFYNKSLFAKAGITPPKSWDDLADDAAALKDEGVKYPYALPLGPEEAQAETMQWMLSGGGGYTDTVGSYGIDSPENIDTFSWLKNELVGKDLTGPVAPGELNRAAAFAAFAKGEVGMLNGHPSLMKMAAKQGVEYGMVPTPGKEGASKSTLGVADWMTAFRKNGHRDEVGDFLDFVYSEKNVLAFSREYDLLPVTSSASGTMAASRRDRHLKPFLEELLTSELYPVGKTSWADVSSQVKKQIGKAVAPTGSPSGVLGHLQAVATRAESAE
- a CDS encoding DUF3263 domain-containing protein produces the protein MDEDTGDERLGRRERDILALERRGFSGPGAKERAVREELGLAPVRYYQLLNALLDDPRALAHDPVTVNRLRRIRETRRAERQD
- the otsB gene encoding trehalose-phosphatase — encoded protein: MTGSQDSPTPAPATKAGQEGLDALLTRPGTALIGLDFDGTLAPIVADPEKARAHPGAVPALAALAPKVAAVAVITGRPAEVAVRNGGFADVPGLEHLVVLGHYGAERWDARTGEVSAPEPHPGVAAVRAELPELLERLGASQGTWIEEKGRSVAVHTRRAADPQATLDSLREPLAGLAGRHGLIVEPGRMVLELRPPGMDKGAALAGFAREIGAGSVLFAGDDLGDLPAYSAVDKLRSDGTPGLLVCSGSDEVTELRERADVVVDGPEGVVRLLRDLADRIG